One Methanococcus aeolicus Nankai-3 DNA segment encodes these proteins:
- a CDS encoding radical SAM protein, translated as MDINNDFIDFNNFKMITDVKQYKNKLVIEINKNYETAVILDYDTYLEDNKLFFSHDLLKNIHKKRIESLKSGILNLISINVSQNLVNKYTNRKTYYISGSSQIPLIGHTAFGLIDRGTNIIQVRGLSGCNINCPFCSVDEGKHSKTRKNDYYVDMDYLVEEYKKIVEFKGNKRIEAHLDGQGEPSLYYPLPELIQNLNEINKKGDGLVSMQSNGVNLSYKLIDELEEAGLHRINLSINAIDEIKSRMLSGSKTYDINKILDIAEYIKNSKIHLLVTSLLLPNINDEEFKKVIDFAVELEQKNPQNIINPITKKKNPILGVQMCLSYKFGRKIKKMKSWKLNAFYELLREYEQEYKNKGITVNLDLSKFKAFGTHKRKKLPSPFKLNEVVKTKVVLDGRVTGEVMGVAKNRIIQIININKNYQKLEGKTVNVKINRVQDNIIVGQKI; from the coding sequence ATGGATATTAATAATGATTTTATCGATTTTAACAATTTTAAAATGATTACAGATGTAAAGCAATATAAAAATAAATTAGTCATTGAGATAAACAAAAATTATGAAACAGCAGTTATATTGGATTACGATACTTATTTAGAAGACAATAAACTTTTTTTTAGCCATGATTTATTAAAAAACATTCATAAAAAACGAATAGAATCCTTAAAATCAGGCATATTAAATTTAATATCGATAAATGTATCCCAAAATTTAGTAAATAAATATACAAATAGAAAAACATACTATATTTCAGGGAGCTCCCAAATACCATTAATTGGGCATACGGCATTTGGTTTAATTGATAGGGGCACGAATATAATTCAAGTTAGAGGATTAAGTGGATGCAATATAAATTGTCCATTCTGTTCCGTAGATGAGGGAAAACACTCCAAAACAAGAAAAAACGATTATTATGTTGATATGGATTATTTAGTTGAGGAGTATAAAAAAATAGTTGAATTTAAAGGAAATAAACGAATTGAGGCACATCTTGATGGGCAAGGCGAACCATCTTTATATTATCCACTTCCGGAGTTAATTCAAAATTTAAATGAAATTAATAAAAAGGGAGACGGATTAGTATCTATGCAGTCAAATGGTGTAAATTTATCCTATAAATTAATAGATGAATTGGAAGAAGCTGGACTACATCGGATTAATCTGTCAATAAATGCCATAGATGAAATAAAAAGTAGAATGCTATCAGGTAGTAAAACATACGATATAAATAAAATATTGGATATTGCAGAATATATAAAAAACTCAAAAATACATTTGTTGGTAACATCTTTATTATTGCCAAATATAAATGATGAGGAATTTAAAAAAGTAATTGATTTTGCTGTGGAGTTAGAACAAAAAAATCCCCAAAATATAATAAATCCAATTACTAAAAAGAAAAACCCTATATTGGGAGTTCAGATGTGTTTATCTTATAAATTTGGTAGAAAAATTAAAAAAATGAAAAGCTGGAAATTAAATGCCTTCTACGAATTATTAAGGGAGTATGAGCAAGAATATAAAAATAAAGGCATAACTGTTAATCTTGATTTATCAAAATTTAAAGCATTTGGTACCCATAAAAGAAAAAAATTGCCAAGTCCATTTAAATTAAATGAGGTTGTAAAAACTAAGGTAGTTTTAGATGGTAGAGTAACTGGTGAAGTTATGGGGGTGGCAAAAAATAGGATAATTCAAATAATTAATATAAATAAAAATTACCAGAAATTAGAAGGAAAAACTGTAAATGTTAAAATAAATAGGGTGCAAGATAATATAATTGTAGGGCAAAAAATATAA
- a CDS encoding type II toxin-antitoxin system VapC family toxin, protein MVFLKILDASSFIHGYNPSIEEGIHYATRGIIDEVITKSEVVELSIEYGKLKIREPEPETVEKVRKMAIDITGDTLSKNDIEILALAIDLNGVLYTDDYGLQNVSERFNIKTENIIFEGINGRVVWKLICKGCKKMYDLNYNDDICDVCGSPLNRKIVNRIKSNKQKTNKKRNNKRGKNYKKNKTVNKNNNSNNSNNTNNNLNNNEIKFI, encoded by the coding sequence GTGGTATTTTTGAAAATACTTGATGCATCGTCTTTTATACATGGATATAATCCTTCAATAGAAGAGGGAATACATTATGCAACCCGCGGGATAATAGATGAAGTAATTACTAAAAGTGAGGTTGTGGAGCTCTCCATAGAATATGGAAAATTAAAAATAAGAGAACCGGAACCAGAGACTGTCGAAAAAGTTAGAAAAATGGCAATAGATATAACAGGAGATACTCTTTCTAAAAATGATATAGAAATACTTGCCCTTGCCATTGATTTAAATGGTGTGCTATATACCGACGATTATGGACTTCAAAATGTATCGGAACGATTCAACATAAAAACAGAGAACATAATATTTGAAGGAATTAATGGAAGAGTTGTCTGGAAATTAATTTGCAAAGGCTGTAAAAAAATGTACGATTTAAATTACAATGATGATATTTGTGATGTATGTGGAAGCCCATTAAATAGAAAAATAGTAAATAGAATTAAATCAAATAAACAAAAAACAAATAAAAAACGAAATAATAAAAGGGGAAAAAACTATAAAAAAAACAAAACAGTCAATAAAAACAACAATAGCAACAATAGCAACAATACCAATAATAATTTGAATAATAATGAAATTAAATTCATATAA
- the tpiA gene encoding triose-phosphate isomerase has protein sequence MVIIINSPIIIINYKTYSESVGKKGLNIAKACEKISEESGISIGVAPQYLDLKTVKDNVNIPVYAQHFDAVGAGSNTGYVFAETIADCGLNGSLLNHSEKRMVLADLEEAINLANKYNFESVVCTNNIVVSKAVAVMNPTMLAIEPPELIGSGIPVSKANPEIVENTVNEVRKLNKTVTILCGAGISKGEDVSAAMELGADGVLLASGVVKAKNVEESIRELLRNI, from the coding sequence ATGGTGATTATTATTAACTCTCCAATTATCATTATAAATTATAAAACATATTCAGAAAGTGTGGGAAAAAAAGGATTAAATATAGCAAAAGCATGTGAAAAAATTTCGGAAGAAAGCGGAATTTCAATTGGTGTAGCCCCCCAATATTTAGACTTAAAAACAGTTAAGGATAATGTAAATATTCCAGTTTATGCCCAACATTTTGATGCAGTGGGTGCTGGAAGTAATACCGGGTATGTATTTGCAGAAACAATTGCAGATTGTGGTTTAAATGGAAGTTTGTTAAATCACTCGGAAAAAAGAATGGTTTTAGCCGACTTAGAGGAGGCCATAAATTTAGCAAATAAATATAATTTTGAATCTGTTGTATGCACAAATAATATTGTAGTTTCAAAAGCCGTAGCTGTGATGAATCCTACAATGTTGGCAATAGAACCGCCAGAATTAATAGGTTCAGGTATTCCAGTATCCAAAGCCAACCCTGAAATCGTAGAAAATACCGTAAATGAAGTAAGAAAATTAAATAAAACTGTAACTATATTATGTGGGGCAGGAATATCAAAAGGGGAGGATGTATCTGCTGCTATGGAGCTCGGGGCTGATGGTGTTTTATTGGCATCAGGTGTTGTAAAGGCAAAAAATGTTGAGGAATCTATTAGGGAGCTCCTACGGAATATTTAA
- a CDS encoding 2-amino-3,7-dideoxy-D-threo-hept-6-ulosonate synthase, with the protein MKMFNNIKNTGKLIRLERIFDKKSEKTVIIPMDHGVSSGPVAGLKDMRTAINSVAEGGANSVLVHKGIVRHGHRGYGKDIGLIIHLSAGTGVSPDPNEKVIVTSVEEAIRMGADAVSVHVNMGAPTDCQMYQDLGKIAETCEYWGMPLIAMMYPRGEKITDEKDPEFVAHAARLGAELGADIIKTNYTGDIDSFKDVVKGCPAPIIIAGGAKSTDAEYLQMVKDSIEAGGAGVASGRNVFQHKDVIGITKATAMVVHENADVEEALKVIKK; encoded by the coding sequence ATGAAAATGTTTAACAATATCAAAAATACAGGAAAATTAATAAGATTAGAAAGAATATTCGATAAAAAATCAGAAAAAACCGTAATTATTCCTATGGACCATGGTGTATCATCTGGACCTGTTGCAGGATTAAAGGATATGCGAACTGCAATAAACTCCGTTGCAGAGGGCGGTGCAAACTCTGTATTGGTTCATAAAGGAATAGTTAGACACGGGCACAGAGGATACGGCAAAGATATCGGTTTAATAATACATTTATCCGCAGGAACAGGGGTATCCCCCGACCCAAACGAAAAAGTAATAGTTACAAGCGTGGAGGAAGCCATAAGAATGGGGGCAGATGCTGTTTCTGTGCATGTAAATATGGGAGCTCCCACAGATTGCCAGATGTACCAAGATTTGGGAAAAATAGCTGAAACATGCGAATACTGGGGCATGCCACTTATTGCTATGATGTATCCAAGAGGAGAAAAAATAACGGACGAAAAAGACCCAGAATTTGTAGCTCATGCTGCAAGATTGGGGGCAGAATTGGGGGCAGATATTATAAAAACAAATTACACAGGCGATATTGACTCATTTAAGGATGTTGTAAAAGGTTGCCCGGCTCCAATTATTATAGCAGGCGGTGCAAAATCCACAGATGCGGAATATTTACAAATGGTTAAAGATTCTATTGAAGCAGGAGGGGCCGGTGTAGCTTCTGGTAGAAATGTCTTCCAGCATAAAGATGTTATTGGAATTACAAAGGCTACGGCAATGGTTGTTCATGAAAATGCGGATGTGGAAGAAGCTTTAAAAGTAATTAAAAAATAA
- a CDS encoding METTL5 family protein has translation MKKRYLEMILDNLKPHPNPKSNLEQYTMEGKLASEILFFAKEDILNNFVIDLGCGTGKLSIGAKLMGANSVIGIDIDEETLNTAQYNLKNLKNLEIINKLYSNDEITDIVKNIQFIKEDVKNIDMEFISKYKLYENNKEGNKAKNIIIQNPPFGSQKKYADRIFLEKALELGDIIYTIHNTPTRDFIINYIESKNRNITNIFQADFKISKIYEFHKKKFINVPVDIYRIE, from the coding sequence ATGAAAAAAAGATATTTAGAAATGATTTTAGATAATTTAAAACCGCACCCTAATCCAAAATCAAATTTAGAACAATATACGATGGAAGGAAAGTTGGCAAGTGAAATATTATTTTTTGCAAAAGAAGATATTTTAAATAATTTTGTAATTGATTTGGGTTGTGGAACTGGAAAACTTTCAATAGGTGCAAAATTAATGGGTGCAAATTCAGTAATCGGAATTGATATTGACGAAGAAACCCTAAATACGGCACAATATAATTTAAAAAATTTAAAAAACCTTGAAATAATAAATAAATTATACTCTAATGACGAAATAACAGATATTGTTAAAAATATTCAATTTATCAAAGAGGATGTAAAAAATATTGATATGGAATTTATAAGCAAATATAAATTATATGAAAATAATAAAGAGGGCAATAAAGCCAAAAATATAATAATACAAAATCCACCGTTCGGCTCACAAAAAAAATATGCAGATAGGATATTTTTAGAGAAGGCATTGGAATTAGGGGATATAATATACACAATACATAACACACCCACAAGAGATTTTATAATAAATTATATAGAAAGTAAAAACAGAAACATCACAAATATATTTCAAGCGGATTTTAAGATATCAAAAATATACGAATTCCATAAAAAGAAGTTTATAAATGTTCCAGTCGATATATATCGAATAGAATAA